The Nitrososphaerota archaeon genome includes a window with the following:
- a CDS encoding AAA family ATPase → MAIQMYQKAIQTLITLAKIYPDYNLNRLYIERAKAYQERVKALQGLSDGQNGAEDSVAAPKIVESLKATFDDLVLHEKPKVTWDEVIGLEQAKQAIKECIIYPVQRPDLFPLGWPRGILLYGPPGCGKTMLAAAAAAEINATFMTVDAASIMSKWLGEAEKNVARLFLTARSIIEKENTPVIIFIDELDSLLGTRNQEVGGEVRVRNQFLKEMDGIADKGKHLHLYVIGATNKPWSLDWPFVRRFQKRIYIPLPDAAARVSMFRYYTAPLRLDPSIKLEELAKYTEGYTGSDIRDVCQAAQIKVVTELFESGKASDKSAQPREITLADFKEILRTRKASVSKEMIAAYNSWSEKFQAL, encoded by the coding sequence ATGGCTATACAGATGTATCAGAAAGCTATCCAGACGCTCATAACTTTAGCGAAGATCTACCCAGACTATAACCTCAACAGACTCTACATCGAGCGTGCCAAAGCCTATCAAGAGCGGGTAAAAGCGTTGCAGGGTCTAAGTGATGGACAGAATGGCGCGGAAGATAGCGTAGCAGCACCAAAGATCGTAGAGTCACTTAAGGCGACATTTGACGATCTTGTGTTGCACGAAAAACCGAAGGTGACTTGGGATGAGGTTATAGGGTTAGAGCAGGCTAAGCAAGCCATAAAAGAGTGTATAATATACCCGGTTCAGCGCCCAGACCTCTTCCCACTAGGTTGGCCTAGAGGTATACTACTCTACGGTCCACCTGGCTGCGGCAAGACTATGTTAGCTGCTGCGGCTGCCGCTGAGATTAATGCCACGTTTATGACTGTTGATGCAGCGTCAATTATGTCAAAGTGGCTTGGTGAGGCTGAGAAGAATGTTGCACGACTCTTCCTTACTGCACGTAGCATAATCGAGAAGGAGAATACGCCTGTCATCATCTTCATAGATGAGTTGGATTCTTTGCTCGGAACACGCAACCAAGAGGTTGGGGGCGAGGTTAGGGTCAGAAACCAGTTTCTGAAGGAGATGGATGGTATAGCGGATAAGGGTAAGCACCTCCACCTCTATGTTATAGGTGCGACGAATAAGCCTTGGTCTCTTGATTGGCCTTTCGTAAGAAGGTTTCAGAAGCGTATCTACATCCCCCTACCTGATGCTGCTGCACGTGTGAGCATGTTCCGATACTACACAGCACCCTTAAGGCTCGACCCGTCGATTAAGCTTGAGGAGTTGGCGAAGTACACCGAGGGTTATACTGGGAGCGATATAAGGGATGTTTGTCAAGCGGCTCAGATTAAGGTGGTTACGGAGCTCTTTGAAAGCGGTAAGGCGAGTGATAAGTCTGCTCAACCTAGGGAGATAACACTAGCAGACTTCAAAGAAATACTGCGCACCAG